In Fluviicola taffensis DSM 16823, the following are encoded in one genomic region:
- the ruvA gene encoding Holliday junction branch migration protein RuvA has translation MITHLNGRLIEKNPTNLIIECGGVGYFVKISLNTFSAISSTESVKVLTQQIIREDAHLLYGFATSEERDIFNFLLSVSGIGPNTAILMLSSMSPSEIANAIQTEDVRSIQAIKGIGAKTAQRVIIDLKDKMLKVEWTESTNIFAGNNTNRFDALTALISLGFDKKNAEKAIEKIATGDESVEDLIKGALKIL, from the coding sequence ATGATTACACACCTTAACGGACGTTTAATAGAGAAAAATCCAACTAATTTAATCATCGAGTGTGGTGGGGTTGGATACTTTGTGAAAATCTCTTTGAATACATTTTCCGCGATTTCTAGCACTGAGTCCGTAAAAGTATTAACACAGCAAATCATTCGTGAAGACGCACATTTGTTGTACGGATTTGCCACTTCAGAAGAAAGAGATATTTTTAATTTCTTATTATCGGTCTCAGGAATTGGACCTAATACTGCAATTTTGATGCTTTCTTCCATGTCACCTTCTGAAATTGCCAATGCAATACAAACGGAAGATGTACGTTCTATACAAGCGATCAAGGGAATTGGGGCAAAAACGGCACAACGGGTTATTATTGATTTGAAAGATAAGATGTTGAAGGTAGAATGGACTGAATCAACAAATATTTTCGCTGGAAACAATACAAACCGATTTGATGCGTTAACTGCTTTGATTTCTTTAGGTTTCGACAAGAAAAATGCAGAAAAAGCAATTGAAAAAATTGCCACTGGAGATGAATCTGTGGAAGATTTAATCAAAGGGGCCTTGAAAATATTATAA
- a CDS encoding DUF6029 family protein — MKNWILGICALSGSFSTLGQSNVLGNITGNMEATFQYLNADPLIGAAQPVERGLLNSYMNVFYSGSRFKAGARFESYLPRINGYPNRFDGTGLGMRYVGWSNDYIDVTLGNFYEQFGAGTIFRAYEDRNLGYDNAMDGARVILRPYKGIQLKGVYGNQRYSFQGGRVEKSSGVTRGIDLQFHINEFLPRLDSTGLDVTIGGSFVSKYQKDDNELYILPENVAAYSGRIGLRYKKFTLNGEYTHKDNDPSEDNGYIYNPGHSALINLGYSRKGLGISLSAKSVDNMSYRSDRTKGLADLFINYLPAMNKTHTYNLVATLYPYATQPLGEVAFQAEVLYTIPKGKGGGKYGIPINVNYSTAYLPMKHRSGFGMPGDSSRVMYKGNPYDLSDSLLWQDINFNVTFKLNKNFYLIASYFNIIINNDVSKITEDAHGMISSHIGVLEAGWKINKKHSIRAEVQALFTGNRKMLGFDYHTSKDKGDWVTVVLEYNISPNWFIGFMDQYNYGNPNKDLRVHYAIGSFGWIKDATRITLNYGRQRAGLFCVGGVCRFVPASNGLTVSLTQSF, encoded by the coding sequence ATGAAAAACTGGATTTTAGGAATCTGCGCATTGTCAGGGTCGTTTAGTACACTCGGACAATCGAATGTCTTAGGGAATATCACTGGAAATATGGAAGCAACCTTCCAGTATTTAAATGCAGATCCTTTAATTGGAGCGGCACAACCAGTAGAAAGAGGGTTGTTGAACTCTTATATGAATGTTTTCTATTCTGGTTCAAGATTTAAAGCTGGAGCTCGTTTTGAATCTTATCTCCCAAGAATTAATGGATATCCGAATCGATTTGATGGAACTGGTCTTGGAATGCGTTATGTTGGTTGGTCTAATGATTATATTGATGTAACCTTAGGGAATTTCTACGAGCAATTTGGTGCTGGAACTATTTTCAGAGCTTATGAAGATCGCAACTTGGGTTACGATAATGCTATGGATGGCGCTCGAGTTATTTTGAGACCTTACAAAGGAATTCAACTAAAAGGTGTTTACGGAAACCAACGTTATTCCTTCCAAGGTGGACGTGTTGAAAAATCAAGTGGAGTAACCAGAGGTATTGATTTGCAGTTTCACATCAACGAATTTTTACCCCGATTGGATTCAACCGGATTGGATGTAACAATTGGAGGTTCCTTTGTCAGTAAATACCAAAAAGACGATAACGAATTATATATCCTTCCTGAAAATGTAGCTGCTTACAGTGGACGAATTGGTTTGCGCTATAAGAAATTTACGTTAAATGGGGAATACACCCACAAAGACAATGATCCTAGTGAAGACAATGGATACATTTATAATCCAGGGCATTCAGCATTGATTAACTTGGGGTATTCACGCAAAGGATTGGGAATCTCACTTTCTGCAAAATCGGTAGATAATATGAGTTACCGATCAGATAGAACGAAAGGTTTAGCCGATTTGTTTATCAACTATTTACCTGCGATGAACAAAACGCATACCTACAACTTAGTGGCAACGCTTTATCCTTATGCTACACAGCCATTGGGTGAAGTTGCCTTTCAAGCGGAAGTTCTTTACACCATTCCAAAAGGAAAAGGTGGTGGAAAATATGGGATTCCAATAAATGTGAATTATTCTACAGCTTATTTACCGATGAAACATCGTTCAGGATTTGGAATGCCTGGAGATTCTTCACGCGTCATGTATAAAGGAAATCCTTATGATTTATCGGATAGTTTGCTTTGGCAAGACATCAACTTCAATGTGACATTCAAGCTGAATAAAAACTTTTATTTGATTGCTTCCTACTTCAATATTATCATCAACAATGATGTTTCCAAAATTACTGAAGATGCTCATGGGATGATTAGTTCTCACATCGGTGTTCTTGAGGCAGGCTGGAAAATCAATAAGAAACACAGTATCCGCGCAGAAGTTCAGGCATTATTTACTGGAAACAGAAAAATGCTTGGTTTCGATTACCATACTTCGAAAGATAAAGGAGACTGGGTAACGGTAGTGTTGGAATACAATATTTCACCAAACTGGTTTATCGGATTCATGGATCAATACAATTATGGAAATCCAAATAAAGATTTACGCGTACATTATGCAATTGGTTCATTTGGTTGGATCAAAGATGCTACTCGTATCACTTTAAATTACGGTAGACAACGTGCAGGTTTATTCTGTGTGGGTGGTGTTTGCCGTTTTGTCCCAGCATCTAACGGTTTAACTGTATCGTTAACACAAAGTTTCTAA
- a CDS encoding TlpA family protein disulfide reductase — translation MKKIAFLFLGLVVSALTFAQDHEPLIVKQLPSVKLVDMNGKSVNTAELGFKGPVVISFWATWCSPCKRELNTIHDLYTDWQEETGVNLVAVTIDDEKTKAQVPVYVDGKGWEYLVLMDPNGDFKRAMGVNNVPHTFLVDQNGNIVYSHNNYAPGDEEKLYEEIKKIVK, via the coding sequence ATGAAAAAAATCGCGTTCTTATTCCTTGGACTTGTTGTTTCTGCTTTAACATTCGCACAAGACCATGAGCCACTTATTGTAAAACAACTTCCTTCTGTAAAGTTGGTAGATATGAATGGGAAATCTGTAAATACTGCCGAACTAGGTTTCAAAGGCCCAGTAGTTATTTCTTTTTGGGCAACTTGGTGTTCGCCTTGTAAACGTGAATTAAACACCATTCATGATTTGTACACTGATTGGCAAGAAGAGACAGGAGTGAATCTAGTTGCTGTAACTATTGATGATGAAAAAACAAAAGCTCAAGTCCCTGTTTATGTAGATGGAAAAGGATGGGAATACTTGGTTCTAATGGATCCAAATGGAGATTTCAAACGTGCTATGGGAGTGAATAATGTTCCTCACACCTTTTTAGTAGATCAAAACGGAAATATTGTCTATTCTCACAACAACTACGCACCTGGTGATGAAGAAAAGTTGTACGAAGAAATCAAAAAAATAGTCAAATAA
- a CDS encoding T9SS type A sorting domain-containing protein, with protein sequence MKKIYSLLSLLLLTVSANAQVEIRESNAGAVAVGNDISGTTFTANVTDDQTYIFYFNVKNVSGSDQYLRIKVLELSAPAGWSDGVCWGAYPDDELEGQCYTAAAVNTNPWTTPNPPGVMHAQTIPDQGNGLLWPDIHVYGTGSAHYRYYVMSNQGGFAIDSFDLVVSRTLSIDDNKVAATVSAYPNPANNLLTINTTGIENGNSSVKIVDVLGKLIYNEEMSASSKKIDVSEFKNGVYILTVMDKGAIVQTRRIVVKH encoded by the coding sequence ATGAAAAAAATATACTCTCTATTAAGTCTTTTGTTGCTAACGGTGTCTGCTAATGCTCAGGTAGAGATCAGGGAGTCAAATGCAGGTGCAGTAGCTGTCGGGAATGATATTTCAGGCACAACCTTTACAGCAAATGTAACGGATGATCAGACATATATCTTTTATTTCAATGTCAAGAACGTTTCGGGATCTGATCAATACCTACGTATTAAGGTGTTGGAACTTTCTGCACCAGCAGGATGGTCAGACGGTGTTTGTTGGGGAGCTTATCCAGATGATGAACTGGAAGGACAGTGTTACACTGCTGCTGCGGTGAACACAAATCCCTGGACAACTCCAAATCCTCCGGGAGTGATGCATGCGCAAACAATTCCTGACCAGGGAAACGGATTGTTGTGGCCGGATATTCATGTGTATGGCACGGGTTCAGCCCATTACCGGTATTATGTGATGTCAAACCAAGGAGGGTTTGCTATTGACTCTTTTGATTTAGTCGTTTCTAGAACATTGAGTATTGATGATAATAAAGTTGCAGCAACTGTTTCAGCTTATCCCAATCCTGCAAACAATTTATTGACTATTAATACAACAGGGATTGAGAATGGTAATTCTTCTGTTAAAATTGTTGATGTATTGGGTAAATTGATTTATAATGAGGAGATGAGCGCTAGTAGCAAGAAAATAGATGTTAGCGAATTTAAAAACGGAGTGTATATTTTAACTGTAATGGATAAAGGAGCGATTGTTCAAACACGAAGAATAGTTGTGAAGCATTAG
- a CDS encoding Omp28-related outer membrane protein, translated as MKKILILTTVLALVIASCDKVKNAYPAGSGAVSSTLDWSLYPDGDSAYYMNQGLWPTFAANTNTQRNVLIEDFTGHQCVNCPASTANMEQLIATNPDHIFGLAIHSGPTGLTGFQVTSTEYPTVFYCDAGFEIGKHFGQDAPGSAFIGNPAFCVNRTQANNQFVSNAGAAIANKTNACLATPVKVNIQAVANYFAATRGLFLHAEVDKVDASLTADLAVVVCLVEDSLVARQLVPGNLDPDGSPGNAGVPDGRHESYVHRDILRGCIDGRTFGKVLTASDLGANAKYFVSYSYKLPDQYNVDNMKLYIYVYDKTTQEIYQVIEKHLH; from the coding sequence ATGAAAAAGATTTTAATCCTTACAACCGTATTAGCACTTGTAATTGCTTCTTGTGACAAGGTCAAAAATGCGTATCCCGCTGGATCAGGAGCTGTATCGAGTACGTTAGATTGGAGCTTGTATCCGGATGGTGACTCTGCTTACTATATGAATCAAGGTTTATGGCCCACATTTGCTGCAAATACCAACACTCAACGCAATGTTCTTATTGAAGACTTTACAGGTCACCAATGTGTGAATTGTCCAGCTTCAACAGCCAATATGGAACAATTGATTGCTACAAATCCAGATCATATTTTTGGCTTAGCAATCCACTCCGGTCCAACTGGATTAACTGGATTTCAAGTAACTTCAACAGAATATCCAACTGTTTTTTATTGTGATGCTGGTTTTGAAATTGGGAAACACTTTGGACAAGATGCTCCTGGCTCTGCATTTATAGGAAACCCTGCATTTTGTGTGAATCGCACACAGGCAAACAATCAATTTGTATCCAATGCTGGAGCTGCGATTGCCAATAAAACGAATGCTTGTTTGGCTACACCAGTAAAAGTCAACATTCAGGCTGTTGCCAATTACTTTGCTGCTACCCGCGGATTGTTCCTGCATGCGGAAGTAGACAAAGTGGACGCTTCTTTAACCGCTGATTTAGCAGTTGTTGTATGCCTGGTAGAAGACTCATTGGTTGCACGACAATTGGTGCCGGGGAATCTGGATCCGGATGGAAGCCCGGGTAATGCAGGAGTACCAGATGGTAGACATGAATCTTACGTTCACAGGGATATCCTTAGAGGATGTATCGATGGAAGAACCTTCGGCAAGGTTTTGACGGCAAGTGATTTAGGAGCAAACGCAAAATATTTCGTCAGTTATTCCTACAAGTTGCCAGATCAATACAATGTAGATAACATGAAACTGTATATCTATGTTTATGACAAAACAACGCAAGAAATTTATCAAGTAATCGAAAAACACTTGCATTAA
- a CDS encoding T9SS type A sorting domain-containing protein, producing the protein MKKMLLSIALLAGLSANAQLANGSVAPNFTFTDLNGTSHTLYDYLDDGYTVILDVSAAWCGPCWTYHNTHAIRDVYEQHGPTGMPNVQAGTTNDAMVFYIEGQLTNTAAQLNGVNAGSTYATASQGNWVNGTTYPILDLPNNAAGQAFLSGYQIGYFPTIYKVCPNRIITEVGTETAANLYAAVGACPAPASAPADAAMLAYNTDTEICPGQSYTPSVKIQNNGTTSLANATVSITLNGTQVSTGTYTGTLATYGVATVTCSPIAAPVSGALVATVTTTGDAAASNGSITTALVIAPIANGITATVKVATDAFGSEFTWNIKKSGGAIVAQGGPYTDHGSGGQATPGTYPEPDVNFTLSPSECYTITLMDEYGDGFDGTPGNGSFKIQVNGADLVVAPSWSTDELVKKMASSGTASLEDLSVTDVTVYPNPASGIVNVAFEANGGEYSVSILDIAGRVVATKAISSASGSTTIEMPIADLQAGNYFVSVSQGASTHTQKLMVK; encoded by the coding sequence ATGAAGAAAATGTTACTTTCTATTGCTTTGCTTGCAGGTTTGTCGGCAAATGCGCAATTAGCAAACGGAAGCGTAGCTCCGAACTTTACTTTTACGGATCTTAATGGAACCTCTCATACATTGTACGATTATTTGGATGATGGTTACACTGTAATTCTTGATGTTTCTGCTGCTTGGTGTGGACCTTGTTGGACCTACCACAACACACACGCTATTCGTGATGTTTATGAGCAACACGGACCTACTGGAATGCCAAATGTACAGGCTGGTACAACAAATGACGCAATGGTTTTCTATATTGAAGGACAATTAACAAACACTGCTGCACAATTAAATGGTGTAAATGCAGGGAGTACTTATGCAACAGCAAGTCAAGGAAATTGGGTAAATGGAACTACTTATCCAATTTTAGATTTACCAAATAATGCTGCTGGTCAAGCATTCTTATCTGGATACCAAATTGGTTATTTCCCAACAATATATAAAGTATGTCCAAATCGTATCATTACAGAAGTTGGTACGGAAACAGCTGCTAATTTATATGCTGCAGTTGGAGCATGTCCTGCTCCTGCTTCTGCTCCTGCTGATGCAGCTATGCTGGCTTACAACACAGATACGGAAATTTGTCCAGGACAATCTTACACTCCTTCTGTGAAAATTCAAAACAATGGAACAACGTCATTAGCAAACGCTACTGTTTCTATTACATTGAATGGAACACAAGTTTCTACTGGGACATATACAGGAACTCTTGCAACTTATGGAGTAGCTACTGTTACTTGTTCACCGATTGCAGCTCCAGTGTCTGGAGCTTTGGTTGCAACAGTTACAACTACTGGTGATGCTGCTGCGTCAAATGGATCAATTACAACAGCATTGGTAATCGCTCCAATTGCGAATGGTATAACTGCTACAGTGAAGGTTGCTACAGATGCTTTTGGTTCTGAATTCACTTGGAACATCAAAAAATCTGGTGGTGCGATTGTAGCTCAAGGTGGGCCATATACAGATCATGGAAGTGGAGGTCAAGCAACTCCAGGTACTTATCCTGAGCCTGATGTGAATTTCACGTTGTCTCCAAGTGAGTGTTATACAATCACATTGATGGATGAATATGGTGATGGTTTTGATGGTACGCCAGGTAATGGATCATTCAAAATTCAAGTGAATGGTGCTGACTTAGTTGTTGCTCCAAGCTGGTCAACAGACGAATTGGTTAAAAAAATGGCGTCATCTGGAACTGCAAGCCTTGAAGATTTATCAGTAACAGATGTAACAGTTTACCCAAATCCTGCTTCAGGAATCGTAAATGTTGCTTTCGAAGCGAATGGCGGTGAGTACTCAGTTTCAATTTTAGATATCGCTGGACGTGTTGTTGCTACTAAAGCAATCTCAAGTGCTTCAGGATCTACAACAATTGAAATGCCGATTGCTGACTTGCAAGCTGGAAACTACTTTGTTTCAGTTTCTCAAGGAGCATCAACTCACACACAAAAATTGATGGTGAAGTAA
- a CDS encoding SIR2 family NAD-dependent protein deacylase: MKCNLVILSGAGISAESGIKTFRDADGLWENHSIEEVATPEAWKNNPTLLQRFYNERRLKVISSNPNLAHHYFKELQEHFHVQIITQNIDDLHERAGNSNVLHLHGNIRYAKSSGPNPESKYYLIEGHELKMTDFCDDGFPLRPHVVWFGEEVPLLSDAAEIIKQADIFIVIGTSLQVYPAARLIHNAPKKARKIVVDPAAKKLNISTDYIILNCTAEESVSHLKQILGH, translated from the coding sequence ATGAAATGTAATCTTGTTATTCTATCGGGAGCAGGTATCAGTGCTGAAAGTGGCATCAAAACATTCCGTGATGCTGATGGATTGTGGGAAAATCACTCGATCGAAGAAGTGGCAACGCCCGAAGCTTGGAAAAACAACCCCACTTTACTACAACGATTTTACAACGAAAGACGGCTTAAGGTTATAAGCTCAAACCCCAATTTAGCACATCATTATTTCAAAGAACTTCAGGAACATTTTCATGTTCAGATAATTACTCAAAATATTGACGACTTACACGAGCGTGCTGGAAACTCAAATGTGCTTCATCTACATGGTAATATTCGGTACGCAAAGAGCTCTGGACCTAACCCAGAAAGCAAATACTACTTAATAGAAGGACACGAATTGAAAATGACTGATTTTTGCGATGATGGTTTTCCATTACGTCCACATGTTGTGTGGTTTGGGGAAGAAGTTCCCTTACTTTCTGATGCGGCTGAGATCATTAAACAAGCTGATATTTTTATCGTTATTGGAACATCTCTACAAGTATATCCAGCTGCCAGATTAATTCATAACGCACCAAAAAAGGCACGCAAAATAGTGGTTGATCCTGCTGCAAAAAAACTAAATATATCTACTGATTATATCATTTTGAATTGTACTGCAGAAGAGTCTGTTAGTCATTTGAAACAAATTCTTGGACATTAA
- a CDS encoding NADP-dependent malic enzyme — protein sequence MAKVRKQDALDYHASGRPGKIEVIPTKPYASQRDLSLAYSPGVAEPCLKIAENPDDVYKYTSKANLVAVISNGTAVLGLGDIGPLASKPVMEGKGLLFKIFADIDVFDIEIDAKDPELFIQTVKAIAPTFGGINLEDIKAPEAFEIERRLKEELDIPLMHDDQHGTAIISAAALLNSLELAKKKIGKVKIVISGAGAAAISCAKLYMALGASVNNIFMFDSKGLIHAGRTDLDEMKQIFATHKKEATLEESFKGADVFIGLSKGNIVSKEMVAAMAKNPIVFALANPDPEISYRDAMATRDDIIMATGRSDHPNQVNNVLGFPFIFRGALDVRATGINEEMKLAAVKAIANLAKETIPEEVIEAYGEKHISFGRDQIIPKPLDPRLIYHVAPAVARAAMESGIAKNPITDWDEYEMILKKRLGLDNKLVRNLTTKAQGNPKRVVFAEADNVKILKAAQNTAEEGICIPVLLGKRRVIESLVAEYSIEIPDMIIIDPKSDTEKMRRQIYGKAFFEKRKRKGVTEYEAIQLMRERNHFGAMMVEMGDADAMISGLTRNYRDVVRPAIQVIGLQKDVKTVSGVYILNTKRGPMFLADTTINTNPTAEQIAEITFNVAKTLRKFKVTPKIALLSYSNFGSSPGDDSIKMAEAVKILHENHPTLIVDGEVQANFALNNDLMNEKFSFSQLANKEVNTLIFPNLSSGNIAYKLLQEITEGDAIGPILVGLRKSVHVLQMGSSVREIVNMVKVAVVDAQTK from the coding sequence ATGGCAAAAGTTCGCAAACAAGACGCATTGGATTATCATGCATCAGGTAGACCTGGTAAAATTGAAGTCATACCAACCAAGCCTTATGCTTCTCAGCGTGATTTATCTTTGGCTTATTCACCAGGAGTGGCAGAACCGTGCTTGAAAATTGCTGAAAACCCAGATGACGTTTATAAATACACAAGCAAGGCCAATCTTGTTGCTGTAATTTCTAATGGAACAGCAGTACTTGGCTTGGGTGATATTGGTCCATTGGCATCAAAACCAGTGATGGAAGGAAAAGGATTGCTGTTCAAAATTTTTGCAGATATCGATGTTTTTGACATTGAAATCGATGCAAAAGATCCCGAATTGTTTATTCAAACGGTAAAGGCAATTGCTCCAACATTTGGAGGAATTAACTTAGAAGATATTAAAGCTCCAGAAGCATTTGAAATAGAACGTCGTTTAAAAGAGGAGTTAGATATCCCTTTGATGCACGATGATCAACATGGTACTGCAATTATTTCCGCTGCTGCCCTTTTGAATTCATTGGAACTTGCTAAAAAGAAAATTGGCAAAGTGAAGATTGTCATTTCGGGAGCGGGAGCCGCTGCCATTTCCTGTGCTAAATTGTACATGGCTTTGGGAGCTTCTGTAAATAACATCTTTATGTTCGACAGCAAAGGATTGATTCATGCTGGAAGAACAGATTTGGATGAAATGAAGCAGATTTTTGCCACACATAAAAAAGAGGCAACTTTGGAAGAATCCTTTAAAGGAGCTGATGTGTTTATTGGCTTGTCAAAGGGAAATATTGTTTCGAAAGAGATGGTTGCTGCAATGGCTAAGAACCCAATTGTTTTCGCTTTGGCAAATCCTGACCCCGAAATTTCGTACCGAGATGCAATGGCAACCCGCGATGATATTATTATGGCAACAGGTCGCTCTGATCATCCTAATCAAGTGAACAATGTGCTTGGATTTCCATTTATTTTTCGAGGAGCGTTGGATGTTCGTGCAACAGGAATTAATGAAGAAATGAAGTTGGCGGCTGTAAAGGCAATTGCAAACTTGGCCAAGGAAACCATTCCAGAAGAAGTGATTGAAGCTTATGGTGAAAAACACATTTCCTTTGGAAGGGATCAAATTATCCCAAAACCATTGGATCCACGCTTGATTTACCATGTGGCACCTGCAGTTGCAAGAGCTGCTATGGAATCTGGAATTGCAAAGAATCCGATTACTGATTGGGATGAATATGAAATGATTCTCAAAAAGAGATTGGGATTAGACAATAAATTGGTTCGGAATCTAACAACAAAAGCACAAGGTAACCCGAAACGAGTAGTCTTTGCTGAAGCGGATAACGTGAAAATATTAAAAGCTGCTCAAAATACCGCAGAAGAAGGAATTTGTATTCCAGTTTTATTAGGAAAAAGACGAGTGATTGAATCTTTGGTGGCTGAATACTCGATTGAGATTCCGGATATGATTATCATTGATCCCAAATCGGATACAGAAAAAATGCGTCGTCAGATTTATGGAAAAGCATTTTTTGAAAAACGTAAGCGCAAAGGTGTCACGGAATATGAAGCTATTCAATTGATGCGTGAACGAAACCATTTCGGCGCTATGATGGTTGAAATGGGTGATGCTGATGCAATGATTTCTGGGTTGACTCGAAATTACAGAGATGTTGTTCGTCCAGCAATTCAAGTAATTGGTTTGCAGAAAGATGTGAAAACAGTATCTGGGGTTTATATCTTAAACACGAAAAGAGGACCTATGTTCTTGGCTGATACAACGATTAATACAAATCCTACTGCCGAACAAATTGCTGAAATCACTTTCAACGTTGCTAAAACACTTAGAAAGTTTAAAGTAACACCGAAGATTGCATTACTGAGTTATTCCAACTTTGGTTCTTCTCCAGGAGATGATTCCATTAAAATGGCTGAAGCGGTGAAAATTTTGCACGAAAACCACCCAACATTGATTGTAGATGGAGAAGTTCAAGCAAATTTCGCATTGAATAATGACCTGATGAATGAAAAATTCTCTTTTTCACAATTAGCAAATAAAGAGGTAAACACCTTAATTTTTCCAAATCTTTCTTCTGGAAATATTGCGTATAAATTGTTGCAAGAAATCACAGAGGGCGATGCAATTGGACCTATTTTGGTTGGGCTTAGAAAGTCCGTTCATGTTTTGCAAATGGGTTCTTCTGTTCGTGAAATTGTAAATATGGTAAAGGTTGCAGTTGTTGATGCACAAACGAAATAA